The window TTAAAATCCGCGAAGATGTCGCCACCGGCCAGCAGCTGCAGTTTGCCATGCGCATCACCGACAAATTTCCCTCCATGGCGGTGCAGATGGTCGCGATCGGCGAAGAATCCGGCTCGCTGGACGCCATGCTGGATAAAGTGGCCACCCATTATGAAAATGAAGTGGACAATGCAGTCGACGGCTTGACCTCGATGATGGAGCCTTTAATTATGGCCATATTAGGCGTGCTTGTCGGCGGCCTGGTGATTGCCATGTACCTGCCGATTTTCCAAATGGGTTCCGTTGTCGGCTAACATTCAAAAGGCTTAAAATTGTTTTCAGATATTCTCTCATATTTCATGCAGAACCCGGTGGCGCTTTATATTGCTATCGGGCTACTCAGCCTGTGCGTCGGCAGTTTCCTGAATGTAGTCATTTACAGGACCCCTAAAATGATGGAGCAGGAATGGCGCACTGACTGCCAGCTGTTCCTCCACCCTGAACAGCCGGTAGCCGAGGCCAGCAAGATTACCCTGAGCAAGCCGAATTCGGCCTGCCCGGAATGCCACAGCCCGATCCGCTGGCATCAGAACATTCCGGTCATCAGCTGGCTCCTGCTCCGCGGCAAGTGCGCTGCATGCCAGAACCCGATCAGCAGCCGCTATCCGCTGATTGAATTGCTGACCGCCGCCTGCTCTTTAACCGTTGTAGCGGTCTTTGGCCCAAGCCTGCAGATGCTGTTCGGATTAATCCTGACCTGGGTGCTGATTGCCTTAACCTTTATAGATTTTGACACCCAGCTGCTGCCGGACCGCTATACCCTGCCCTTGGCGGCTTTAGGCCTAGGCATCAACAGCTTCGCTGTTTACACCTCTCCGGCATCAGCCATTTGGGGCTATATTATCGGCTTCCTCTGCCTGTGGATTGTCTATTACATTTTTAAAATCGTGACCGGCAAAGAAGGCATGGGCTATGGCGATTTCAAGCTTCTCGCCGCCTTGGGCGCCTGGATGGGGCCGCTGATGCTGCCGCTGATTGTGCTGCTGTCCTCACTGGTCGGCGCCATCATCGGCATCATCCTGCTGAAAGTCCGCAAGGAAAACCAGCCCTTCGCTTTCGGGCCATATATCGCCATTGCAGGCTGGATCGCTTTCCTCTGGGGCGGGCAGATCATGAAAATTTA is drawn from Acinetobacter sp. WCHAc010034 and contains these coding sequences:
- a CDS encoding prepilin peptidase, coding for MQNPVALYIAIGLLSLCVGSFLNVVIYRTPKMMEQEWRTDCQLFLHPEQPVAEASKITLSKPNSACPECHSPIRWHQNIPVISWLLLRGKCAACQNPISSRYPLIELLTAACSLTVVAVFGPSLQMLFGLILTWVLIALTFIDFDTQLLPDRYTLPLAALGLGINSFAVYTSPASAIWGYIIGFLCLWIVYYIFKIVTGKEGMGYGDFKLLAALGAWMGPLMLPLIVLLSSLVGAIIGIILLKVRKENQPFAFGPYIAIAGWIAFLWGGQIMKIYLGQ